In Salarias fasciatus chromosome 20, fSalaFa1.1, whole genome shotgun sequence, a single window of DNA contains:
- the LOC115407613 gene encoding tubulin alpha-1A chain, protein MRECISIHVGQAGVQIGNACWELYCLEHGIQPDGQMPSDKTIGGGDDSFNTFFSETGAGKHVPRAVFVDLEPTVIDEVRTGTYRQLFHPEQLITGKEDAANNYARGHYTIGKEIIDLVLDRIRKLADQCTGLQGFLVFHSFGGGTGSGFTSLLMERLSVDYGKKSKLEFSIYPAPQVSTAVVEPYNSILTTHTTLEHSDCAFMVDNEAIYDICRRNLDIERPTYTNLNRLIGQIVSSITASLRFDGALNVDLTEFQTNLVPYPRIHFPLATYAPVISAEKAYHEQLSVAEITNACFEPANQMVKCDPRHGKYMACCLLYRGDVVPKDVNAAIATIKTKRTIQFVDWCPTGFKVGINYQPPTVVPGGDLAKVQRAVCMLSNTTAIAEAWARLDHKFDLMYAKRAFVHWYVGEGMEEGEFSEAREDMAALEKDYEEVGVDSVEGDGEEEGEEY, encoded by the exons ATG cgTGAGTGCATCTCCATCCACGTTGGTCAGGCCGGTGTGCAGATtggcaatgcatgctgggagttgTATTGCCTGGAGCATGGCATCCAGCCGGACGGACAGATGCCCAGTGACAAAACCATTGGAGGAGGAGACGACTCCTTCAACACCTTCTTCAGTGAGACTGGAGCTGGAAAGCACGTGCCCAGAGCAGTTTTTGTAGATCTGGAGCCGACTGTGATCG ATGAGGTGCGCACTGGGACCTATCGTCAGCTGTTCCACCCTGAGCAGCTGATCACTGGCAAAGAGGATGCTGCCAATAACTACGCCCGTGGACACTACACCATCGGCAAAGAGATCATTGACCTGGTTCTGGACAGGATCCGCAAACTG GCTGACCAGTGCACTGGTCTCCAGGGCTTCCTGGTCTTCCACAGCTTCGGTGGTGGCACCGGCTCCGGCTTCACCTCCCTGCTGATGGAGCGTCTGTCTGTCGACTACGGAAAGAAGTCCAAGCTGGAGTTCTCCATCTACCCAGCTCCCCAGGTGTCCACTGCTGTGGTGGAGCCCTACAACTCCATCCTGACCACCCACACCACCCTGGAGCACTCCGACTGTGCCTTCATGGTGGATAACGAGGCCATCTATGACATCTGCCGTAGGAACCTCGACATTGAGCGCCCCACCTACACCAACCTGAACAGGCTGATCGGTCAGATTGTGTCCTCCATCACCGCTTCCCTTCGTTTTGATGGTGCCCTCAATGTTGATCTGACTGAGTTCCAGACCAACTTGGTGCCATATCCTCGTATCCACTTCCCTCTGGCCACCTACGCCCCTGTCATCTCCGCTGAGAAAGCTTATCATGAGCAGCTCTCAGTGGCTGAGATCACCAATGCCTGCTTCgagccagccaatcagatggtGAAATGCGACCCCCGCCACGGCAAATACATGGCTTGCTGCCTGTTGTACCGTGGAGACGTGGTGCCCAAAGATGTGAACGCCGCCATCGCCACCATCAAAACCAAACGCACCATCCAGTTTGTGGACTGGTGCCCAACTGGTTTCAAGGTGGGCATCAACTACCAGCCCCCCACTGTGGTTCCTGGTGGCGATCTGGCTAAGGTGCAGAGGGCTGTGTGCATGCTGAGCAACACCACTGCCATTGCAGAGGCCTGGGCTCGGCTTGACCACAAGTTTGACCTGATGTACGCCAAGCGTGCCTTTGTGCACTGGTACGTGGGTGAGGGTATGGAGGAGGGAGAGTTCTCCGAGGCCAGAGAGGACATGGCCGCTCTGGAGAAGGATTATGAGGAGGTCGGTGTTGACTCTGTTGAaggtgatggagaggaggaaggagaagagtaTTAA